In Prosthecochloris sp. GSB1, the following proteins share a genomic window:
- a CDS encoding RrF2 family transcriptional regulator: MLKVSRKFEYGLHAAAYLAGRAPDEVVTVKEMAGDIGFSQEFMAKAMQHLKKAGIAVSVQGVKGGYKLAKPSGQITVSDIGKATEGYPHLMRCSEDGGNCEIVGSCPHRGYMFGLEKKIDELMAATTVESLLSASTKSRP; this comes from the coding sequence ATGTTGAAAGTATCAAGAAAGTTCGAATACGGTCTTCATGCCGCGGCGTATCTCGCGGGCAGGGCTCCTGATGAGGTGGTGACCGTCAAGGAAATGGCGGGTGACATCGGTTTTTCCCAGGAGTTCATGGCCAAGGCAATGCAGCATCTGAAGAAAGCCGGTATCGCGGTCTCCGTGCAGGGCGTCAAGGGCGGTTACAAGCTCGCCAAGCCTTCGGGGCAGATAACCGTTTCCGACATCGGCAAGGCTACCGAGGGCTACCCCCATCTCATGCGCTGTTCAGAGGACGGGGGGAATTGCGAGATAGTCGGAAGCTGTCCTCACCGGGGATACATGTTCGGTCTCGAAAAGAAAATCGATGAACTCATGGCGGCAACCACCGTCGAATCGCTGCTGTCGGCTAGCACAAAATCCCGGCCCTGA
- a CDS encoding SDR family oxidoreductase, giving the protein MTEHVCVTGASGYIAAHIVRRLLEKGYSVRGTVRGPADSSRYAFLRKLPGANERLELFEADLLDDDSFDRAVTGCRTVMHTASPYMINVRDPEKDLLEPAVRGTSNVLEATARAGGVERVVLTSSVAAVTDEPDPSVVLTEKNWNTKSSLRRNPYHHSKAEAERFAWIYMKEKTPGFDLVVINPFMVTGPSIGPSLNTTNAMLRDILNGVYPAIFDLDWGFVDVRDVAEAHIAAMEEKTAHGRYLCSGEPLHMRELVGLLRENGYGERYRLPRLDLGFAGGSMLVRILSLTQPRDTGTYLRTHVGRAIRYDTAKIRKDLGIRFRPVRQSILEAVRDLERHGHLGR; this is encoded by the coding sequence ATGACAGAGCACGTATGCGTCACCGGCGCATCGGGATACATCGCCGCCCACATCGTACGCCGTCTCCTCGAAAAAGGCTACAGCGTCAGGGGAACGGTACGCGGCCCGGCAGACTCCTCCAGATACGCTTTTCTGCGGAAATTGCCTGGAGCGAACGAGCGACTTGAACTTTTCGAAGCGGACCTTCTGGACGATGATTCGTTCGACCGCGCCGTCACGGGCTGCCGAACGGTCATGCACACGGCGAGCCCCTATATGATCAACGTCCGTGACCCGGAGAAAGACCTTTTGGAACCCGCCGTCAGGGGAACATCAAACGTGCTTGAAGCCACCGCTCGTGCGGGAGGGGTAGAACGCGTCGTGCTCACTTCGTCTGTCGCGGCCGTCACCGACGAACCGGACCCCTCCGTGGTCCTGACCGAAAAAAACTGGAACACGAAATCCTCGTTGCGGCGCAATCCCTATCACCATTCGAAAGCAGAGGCCGAACGCTTTGCCTGGATCTACATGAAGGAAAAAACGCCCGGCTTCGACCTCGTCGTCATCAATCCCTTCATGGTAACCGGCCCCTCCATCGGCCCATCGCTCAACACGACGAACGCCATGCTGCGTGATATCCTCAACGGCGTCTACCCCGCCATTTTCGATCTCGACTGGGGATTTGTCGATGTCCGGGACGTCGCCGAGGCCCATATCGCCGCCATGGAAGAGAAAACCGCGCATGGCCGTTACCTCTGTTCCGGCGAACCGCTGCACATGCGCGAACTGGTCGGCCTCCTCAGGGAAAACGGTTACGGTGAACGCTACCGGCTCCCCCGCCTCGATCTCGGCTTTGCCGGCGGAAGCATGCTGGTCAGAATACTTTCACTCACCCAGCCGAGGGATACGGGGACCTATCTCCGAACGCACGTCGGCCGGGCCATACGCTACGACACAGCCAAAATCAGGAAAGACCTCGGCATACGGTTCAGGCCCGTAAGGCAAAGCATACTGGAAGCCGTCAGGGATCTCGAACGCCACGGCCACCTCGGAAGATAG
- the groES gene encoding co-chaperone GroES, whose protein sequence is MNLKPLADRVIVKPAPAEEKTKGGLYIPDTGKEKPQYGEVVAVGAGKVADNGQLVDMQVKVGEKVLYGKYSGTEVTVEGEDYLIMRESDIFAILG, encoded by the coding sequence ATGAACTTGAAACCCTTAGCTGACCGAGTAATCGTGAAGCCTGCGCCAGCAGAGGAAAAAACCAAGGGCGGTCTCTATATCCCCGATACCGGTAAGGAGAAACCCCAGTACGGTGAAGTCGTCGCCGTCGGTGCGGGTAAAGTCGCTGACAACGGCCAGCTTGTCGACATGCAGGTCAAGGTCGGCGAAAAAGTGCTTTACGGCAAGTATTCAGGCACGGAAGTCACCGTCGAGGGTGAGGATTACCTCATCATGCGCGAGTCTGACATTTTCGCCATTCTCGGCTGA
- the groL gene encoding chaperonin GroEL (60 kDa chaperone family; promotes refolding of misfolded polypeptides especially under stressful conditions; forms two stacked rings of heptamers to form a barrel-shaped 14mer; ends can be capped by GroES; misfolded proteins enter the barrel where they are refolded when GroES binds), translated as MTAKDILFDAEARAKLKEGVDKLANAVKVTLGPAGRNVLIDKKFGAPTSTKDGVTVAKEIELEDAFENMGAQMVREVSSKTSDVAGDGTTTATVLAQAIYREGLKNVAAGARPIDLKRGIDKAVKEVVTELRSISRDISGKKEIAQVGTISANNDPEIGELIAEAMEKVGKDGVITVEEAKGMDTELKVVEGMQFDRGYLSPYFVTNSEKMEAELEDPYILIHDKKISNMKDLLPVLEKTAQSGRPLMIIAEDIEGEALATLVVNKLRGTLKVCAVKAPGFGDRRKAMLEDIAILTGGTVISEEKGYKLENATISYLGQAGSITVDKDNTTIVEGKGQQDDIKARINEIKSQIEKSTSDYDTEKLQERLAKLSGGVAVINIGASTEVEMKEKKARVEDALHATRAAVQEGIVAGGGVALIRAAKGLENVQPDNGDQKTGVEIIRRALEEPLRQIVANTGTTDGAVVVEKVKQGEGEFGFNARTEQYENLVEAGVVDPTKVTRTALENAASVASILLTTEAAITDVKEDKGDMPMPPGGMGGMGGMGGMM; from the coding sequence ATGACTGCAAAGGATATTCTGTTTGACGCGGAAGCCAGGGCCAAGCTCAAGGAGGGCGTGGACAAACTGGCCAATGCCGTAAAAGTAACGCTCGGCCCCGCCGGCCGCAACGTGCTCATCGACAAAAAGTTCGGCGCTCCGACCTCCACAAAGGACGGCGTTACCGTCGCGAAGGAGATTGAACTCGAGGACGCATTCGAGAACATGGGGGCGCAGATGGTTCGCGAAGTGTCGTCGAAAACCAGCGATGTCGCCGGTGACGGTACCACTACGGCCACCGTTCTCGCCCAGGCGATCTACCGCGAAGGTCTGAAAAACGTCGCTGCCGGAGCCCGTCCGATCGACCTCAAGAGGGGCATCGACAAGGCCGTCAAGGAAGTCGTCACGGAACTCAGGAGCATTTCCCGCGACATCTCGGGCAAGAAGGAGATCGCGCAGGTCGGCACCATTTCCGCGAACAACGATCCAGAAATCGGCGAACTGATCGCCGAGGCGATGGAAAAGGTCGGCAAGGACGGCGTTATTACCGTCGAAGAGGCCAAGGGCATGGACACCGAGCTCAAGGTCGTCGAGGGTATGCAGTTCGACCGCGGCTATCTTTCTCCCTACTTCGTGACCAACTCGGAGAAAATGGAAGCCGAGCTCGAAGATCCCTACATCCTGATCCATGACAAGAAGATCAGCAATATGAAGGATCTGCTCCCGGTGCTTGAAAAAACCGCCCAGTCCGGACGTCCGCTGATGATCATTGCCGAGGACATCGAGGGCGAGGCTCTTGCGACCCTCGTGGTCAACAAGCTCCGCGGCACCCTGAAAGTCTGCGCGGTCAAGGCTCCTGGCTTCGGTGACCGGCGCAAGGCCATGCTCGAGGATATCGCCATTCTTACCGGCGGCACCGTGATTTCCGAGGAGAAGGGCTACAAGCTCGAAAACGCCACCATCTCCTACCTCGGCCAGGCAGGCAGCATCACCGTCGACAAGGACAATACCACCATCGTCGAGGGCAAGGGTCAGCAGGACGACATCAAGGCTCGCATCAACGAGATCAAGAGCCAGATCGAGAAATCGACCTCCGATTACGATACCGAGAAGCTCCAGGAACGCCTTGCGAAGCTTTCCGGCGGCGTTGCGGTGATCAACATCGGCGCATCGACCGAGGTCGAGATGAAGGAGAAAAAAGCCCGTGTCGAGGATGCCCTACATGCGACCCGCGCGGCTGTTCAGGAAGGCATCGTCGCAGGCGGCGGCGTCGCTCTTATCCGTGCGGCCAAGGGCCTCGAGAACGTGCAGCCCGATAACGGCGACCAGAAAACCGGTGTCGAGATCATTCGTCGCGCACTCGAGGAGCCGCTTCGCCAGATCGTCGCCAACACCGGCACCACTGACGGCGCCGTCGTTGTCGAGAAGGTAAAGCAGGGCGAAGGCGAGTTCGGATTCAACGCAAGGACCGAGCAGTACGAAAACCTCGTCGAGGCCGGTGTTGTCGATCCCACCAAGGTTACCAGGACCGCGCTCGAGAATGCAGCTTCGGTCGCGAGCATTCTGCTGACAACCGAAGCCGCCATTACCGATGTCAAGGAAGACAAAGGCGACATGCCGATGCCTCCCGGCGGCATGGGCGGCATGGGCGGCATGGGCGGCATGATGTAA
- the queC gene encoding 7-cyano-7-deazaguanine synthase QueC, producing the protein MRAVVLLSGGMDSLVATAIADYLGYDLAAMHVNYGQRTWQKELTAFREICAHYGIERRLEIDADYLSAIGGSSLTDRSMPVEDADLHSLEIPSSYVPFRNASFLSMAVGWAEVIGANKVFIGAVEEDSSGYPDCRKEFYDAFNRVAALGTKPETDIEIQTPLINLQKADIVRKGEGLGAPFVYSWSCYKLEGKACGVCDSCARRLRAFQLAGADDPIDYERRPNYI; encoded by the coding sequence ATGAGAGCCGTAGTATTGTTGAGTGGAGGCATGGACAGCCTCGTGGCGACCGCGATTGCCGATTATCTCGGTTACGATCTCGCGGCGATGCACGTCAATTACGGCCAGCGAACCTGGCAGAAGGAGTTGACCGCCTTTCGCGAGATTTGCGCGCATTACGGCATCGAAAGGCGTTTGGAAATCGATGCCGATTATCTTTCGGCTATCGGCGGCTCTTCACTTACCGACCGGTCAATGCCGGTGGAGGACGCCGATCTGCATTCCCTGGAAATTCCTTCCAGCTACGTGCCGTTCAGGAACGCGAGCTTTCTTTCGATGGCTGTCGGGTGGGCCGAGGTCATCGGAGCGAACAAGGTTTTCATTGGCGCGGTGGAGGAGGATTCCTCCGGGTATCCCGACTGCAGGAAAGAGTTTTACGATGCGTTCAACAGGGTCGCCGCCCTCGGCACGAAACCTGAAACAGATATTGAAATCCAGACTCCGCTGATCAATCTCCAGAAAGCCGATATCGTCAGGAAAGGAGAGGGGCTCGGCGCGCCGTTCGTCTACAGTTGGTCATGCTACAAGCTTGAGGGAAAGGCCTGCGGCGTCTGCGACAGTTGCGCCCGGAGGCTCAGGGCCTTTCAATTGGCCGGAGCCGACGATCCGATTGATTATGAGCGGCGGCCTAACTATATTTAA
- the trpA gene encoding tryptophan synthase subunit alpha, which produces MSSKRIARLMREDRKYLAAYYMPEYPVAGSTLPVLEALQENGADIIELGMPFSDPIGDGPVIQDAARVAIRNGAHIPGVLELVRKARAGEGCGKITIPILLMGYCNPLVAYGGDCFLNDASEAGVDGLLIPDLPPEEARDFLERAKGFDLSVVFFISPVTAPERIRMIDELSTDFSYCFAVNAVTGTGKVDDAGQEAEISRYLHRVRENTKKKFVVGFGIKDREKVRRMWRSADGAVVGSALLQAIAGAATPGEAAAMAGDFWRRLR; this is translated from the coding sequence ATGTCTTCCAAAAGGATTGCCCGGTTGATGCGCGAGGATCGAAAGTACCTCGCCGCCTACTATATGCCCGAATACCCGGTTGCCGGGTCAACCCTCCCGGTTCTCGAAGCGCTTCAGGAAAACGGCGCGGATATCATCGAGCTCGGCATGCCGTTTTCCGATCCCATCGGGGACGGACCGGTCATTCAGGACGCGGCGAGGGTCGCGATACGTAACGGCGCGCATATTCCCGGTGTTCTGGAGCTTGTCCGAAAGGCGAGGGCGGGAGAGGGGTGCGGGAAAATCACCATCCCCATCCTCCTTATGGGGTACTGTAATCCGCTCGTCGCCTATGGCGGAGACTGTTTTCTGAACGACGCTTCCGAGGCGGGCGTCGATGGACTGCTCATTCCGGACCTGCCTCCCGAGGAGGCGCGGGATTTTCTTGAGCGGGCGAAAGGGTTCGATCTTTCGGTCGTGTTTTTCATTTCACCGGTGACCGCTCCCGAGAGAATTCGCATGATCGACGAGTTGTCGACCGATTTTTCCTACTGTTTCGCGGTTAACGCTGTGACAGGGACAGGCAAGGTTGACGATGCCGGTCAGGAGGCTGAAATTTCAAGGTATCTGCACCGCGTCAGGGAGAACACGAAGAAAAAATTCGTTGTCGGTTTCGGTATCAAGGACCGCGAGAAAGTCAGGCGAATGTGGCGGAGCGCCGACGGAGCGGTTGTCGGTTCGGCCCTCCTCCAGGCGATAGCGGGTGCGGCGACTCCAGGGGAGGCAGCCGCCATGGCTGGGGATTTCTGGAGGCGGCTTCGGTAG
- a CDS encoding glycosyltransferase family 2 protein — translation MAENAQTSTVSPPEARLAAVEVVIPHYRGFSMLERCLRSLSATRYPSMRICVVDNASGEEEIGSLAARFDGLRVIAHTENKGFAGGCNSGLFSSTAKYLVFMNDDVTVEPSWLRKLVDAAEEDPSIAALQPKVLSAPARRNGESRFDYAGAAGGRIDRLGYPFCYGRTFRETERDEGQYDRPRDIFWASGAAMFVRRDAAVASGGFDEEFFMHMEEIDLCWRLLLRGLRVVSAPGSVVYHEGGASLAAGSPEKRYLNHRNNIAMLLRNMSLSHLFWAFPLRLMLELTAAAGYFFRGDDGLRAAGAVLRALRDNAAQVSAIGAKRREVQLSRRVRERTLFRGAPFSVFFVRRRSG, via the coding sequence ATGGCCGAGAACGCGCAAACATCCACGGTAAGCCCGCCGGAGGCCCGCCTTGCCGCGGTCGAAGTCGTCATTCCGCATTACCGGGGATTTTCGATGCTCGAACGCTGCCTGCGTTCTCTCTCAGCCACGCGTTACCCCTCGATGCGTATCTGCGTCGTCGATAACGCCAGCGGGGAAGAGGAAATCGGGAGCCTCGCGGCGCGCTTCGACGGCCTCAGGGTGATTGCTCACACGGAGAACAAAGGCTTCGCGGGCGGTTGCAACAGCGGGCTGTTTTCCTCCACGGCCAAGTATCTGGTGTTCATGAACGACGACGTCACCGTCGAACCTTCATGGCTCCGAAAACTCGTCGATGCGGCAGAAGAGGACCCGTCGATAGCCGCCCTCCAGCCGAAAGTGCTTTCCGCGCCTGCGCGGCGGAACGGGGAGAGCCGTTTCGATTACGCCGGCGCAGCCGGAGGACGCATCGACCGGCTCGGCTATCCTTTCTGTTATGGTCGCACCTTTCGGGAGACGGAACGGGACGAGGGGCAGTACGACCGGCCAAGGGACATTTTCTGGGCTTCGGGGGCGGCGATGTTCGTGCGGCGTGACGCGGCGGTAGCTTCTGGAGGTTTCGACGAGGAGTTTTTCATGCACATGGAGGAAATCGATCTGTGCTGGCGTTTGCTGCTGCGGGGTTTGCGCGTCGTATCCGCGCCGGGTTCGGTCGTCTATCACGAAGGCGGGGCGTCTCTTGCGGCGGGATCGCCGGAAAAACGCTATCTCAACCATCGCAACAACATCGCCATGCTGTTGCGTAACATGAGCCTTTCGCATCTCTTCTGGGCATTTCCGCTGAGGCTGATGCTCGAACTCACCGCAGCTGCGGGCTATTTTTTCAGGGGCGATGACGGATTGCGGGCAGCCGGCGCGGTGCTGCGGGCATTGCGGGACAATGCCGCGCAGGTTTCAGCCATTGGCGCGAAGCGCAGGGAAGTACAGCTTTCCCGAAGGGTCAGGGAAAGGACGCTCTTCCGTGGAGCGCCCTTTTCGGTGTTTTTCGTTCGTCGCCGGTCGGGATGA
- the uvrA gene encoding excinuclease ABC subunit UvrA: MRENAGAADDAAASLPDIVLTGVGTHNLKNISVRIPRNRFVVVTGVSGSGKSSLAFDTLYAEGHRRYVESLSAYIRQFLERMPRPEIASIEGIAPAIAIEQKAIPKNPRSTVGTISEIYDYLRLLFARIGKSYSADTNELVLRHAPEDVSLQADFLEEGTRFYIGFPFPCHAADGHACPVAEELKNLLQKGFFRLVLDDGILDINDAKNREGIAAMRPDELAGLMVLVDRFRAGHDEKTRSRIVQAAETCFNESGGYALLKVTEGKTYRFSDRLELNGVEYQEPTPQLFAFNSPLGACPDCQGFGRIAGIDEDAVVPNRSLTLEEGAIACWTSEKYSRHWKRMLEVAAATGIPVDCPYEKLSRTHKDIIWKGMPRKGFKGIGPFFSEIEKDAGYKVHLRVFLSRYRGYAVCSSCEGSRLKAEARSVKVSGKNIGGICRMNIAEAHEFFNTLDISPFDRKVAGAVLDEIRKRLRYLLDVGLDYLTLDRLTHTLSGGEFQRINLSTSLGSPLVGAIYILDEPSIGLHQSDSARLIGLLRRLRDLGNTVVVVEHDREIIEAADEILDLGPKAGNLGGELVFHGSPDLMRGEGRSLTADYLASRRTIPVPAVRRQADVSNGIEVRGAMQNNLRNIDVRFPLGVMTCVTGVSGSGKSTLVNDILKKGVLKAQGKPTDKVGTHRSISGIERIDGLEHVDQSPIGKSSRSNPVTYLKIFDDIRQIFARTKDARIRGWKPGYFSFNIPGGRCETCAGEGTVKIEMQFLADIEAVCEECGGSRYRSDTLEVKYRGLSIADVLELTVQEAIGFFEPRHAVSRKLQVLDDVGLGYIRLGQSSNSLSGGEAQRLKLAHFIARADAQHTLFLFDEPTTGLHFDDIRKLISCFERLLAQNNSLVVIEHNPDIIKQADWVIDLGPGAGDKGGEIVAEGTPEEICRNPRSLTGQHLGPWLGEGGRK; this comes from the coding sequence GTGAGAGAGAATGCAGGAGCTGCCGATGATGCGGCCGCGTCGCTTCCGGATATCGTGCTGACAGGTGTCGGAACGCACAATCTGAAGAACATATCCGTCAGGATTCCCAGGAACAGGTTCGTCGTCGTTACCGGTGTGAGCGGTTCGGGCAAATCCAGCCTTGCTTTCGATACGCTGTATGCCGAGGGCCATCGGCGCTATGTGGAATCCCTGTCGGCTTACATACGACAATTTCTCGAACGCATGCCGAGGCCCGAGATAGCGTCGATCGAGGGCATAGCTCCGGCTATCGCCATCGAGCAGAAGGCGATTCCGAAAAATCCCCGCTCCACGGTCGGCACGATTTCAGAAATTTACGATTATCTCAGGCTGCTTTTCGCAAGGATCGGCAAGAGCTATTCAGCGGACACCAACGAACTCGTTCTCCGGCACGCGCCGGAGGACGTCAGTCTGCAGGCGGATTTTCTCGAGGAGGGCACGCGGTTTTATATCGGTTTTCCCTTTCCCTGCCATGCAGCCGACGGTCATGCCTGTCCTGTCGCCGAGGAGCTGAAAAATCTTTTGCAGAAAGGTTTTTTCCGGCTCGTGCTCGACGACGGGATTCTCGATATCAACGACGCCAAAAACCGTGAAGGGATTGCGGCCATGCGTCCGGATGAATTGGCCGGGCTCATGGTGCTGGTCGACAGGTTCAGGGCCGGGCATGACGAAAAGACCCGGAGCAGGATCGTGCAGGCCGCCGAAACCTGTTTCAACGAGTCGGGAGGGTACGCTCTGCTGAAAGTCACTGAAGGCAAGACCTACCGTTTCAGCGATCGCCTGGAGCTGAACGGGGTCGAGTACCAGGAGCCCACGCCGCAACTGTTCGCCTTCAACTCTCCGCTCGGAGCATGCCCCGATTGCCAGGGGTTTGGCCGCATCGCGGGCATCGACGAGGACGCCGTCGTGCCGAACAGGTCCCTGACCCTCGAGGAAGGCGCGATAGCGTGCTGGACTTCGGAAAAATACAGCCGTCACTGGAAGCGTATGCTGGAAGTGGCCGCCGCCACGGGCATTCCGGTCGATTGTCCGTATGAAAAGCTCTCGCGGACCCACAAGGACATCATATGGAAGGGAATGCCTCGCAAAGGGTTCAAGGGGATCGGTCCGTTTTTCTCGGAGATTGAAAAGGATGCGGGATACAAGGTTCACCTGCGGGTTTTCCTCAGTCGCTACAGGGGATATGCGGTCTGTTCCTCCTGCGAAGGCAGCAGGCTCAAGGCCGAGGCGCGAAGCGTGAAGGTGTCGGGAAAGAATATCGGCGGGATATGCCGGATGAACATCGCCGAAGCCCATGAATTTTTCAACACCCTCGACATTTCGCCCTTCGACAGGAAGGTCGCGGGAGCCGTTCTCGACGAGATACGCAAAAGACTCCGGTACCTGCTCGACGTCGGTCTGGACTACCTGACACTCGATCGCCTGACGCATACTCTCAGCGGCGGGGAGTTCCAGCGGATAAACCTTTCCACTTCACTCGGCTCGCCGCTCGTCGGCGCAATCTACATTCTCGACGAACCCAGCATCGGTCTTCACCAGAGCGACTCCGCCCGGCTGATAGGGTTGCTCAGGCGGCTGCGTGACCTCGGCAATACGGTGGTTGTCGTGGAGCATGATCGTGAGATCATCGAAGCCGCCGACGAGATTCTCGATCTCGGTCCGAAAGCCGGCAACCTTGGGGGAGAACTGGTTTTTCACGGTTCGCCGGACCTTATGCGCGGTGAGGGCCGTTCGCTGACGGCGGATTACCTCGCTTCTCGCAGGACCATTCCCGTGCCCGCCGTACGCCGCCAGGCGGATGTCTCGAACGGTATCGAGGTCCGGGGGGCGATGCAGAACAACCTCAGGAACATCGATGTGCGATTTCCTCTCGGCGTGATGACCTGCGTCACCGGAGTCAGCGGCTCGGGCAAGTCCACGCTGGTCAACGACATCCTGAAAAAAGGGGTGCTCAAGGCTCAGGGAAAGCCGACGGACAAGGTGGGAACGCACCGCTCCATCAGCGGTATCGAGCGGATCGACGGCCTCGAGCATGTCGACCAGTCGCCGATCGGGAAGTCGAGCCGCAGCAATCCCGTTACCTACCTCAAGATATTCGACGATATTCGCCAGATCTTCGCCCGGACGAAAGACGCCAGGATAAGGGGGTGGAAGCCCGGCTACTTTTCATTCAACATTCCAGGAGGCCGTTGCGAAACCTGCGCGGGCGAGGGAACGGTGAAAATAGAAATGCAGTTTCTGGCCGATATCGAGGCGGTATGCGAAGAGTGCGGCGGCAGTCGTTACCGGAGCGACACCCTCGAGGTCAAGTACCGGGGGCTTTCGATAGCCGACGTGCTCGAGCTGACGGTGCAGGAGGCCATCGGGTTTTTCGAGCCACGGCACGCCGTATCGAGAAAACTCCAGGTGCTCGATGACGTGGGGCTGGGCTATATCAGGCTCGGACAGTCTTCGAACTCGCTTTCGGGCGGCGAGGCACAACGGTTGAAGCTAGCGCATTTCATCGCCAGGGCCGATGCGCAACACACGCTGTTTCTTTTCGACGAACCGACCACGGGATTGCATTTCGACGATATCCGCAAACTGATCTCCTGCTTCGAGCGACTGCTCGCCCAGAACAACTCGCTCGTGGTGATCGAGCATAATCCCGACATCATCAAGCAGGCCGACTGGGTTATCGATCTCGGGCCCGGAGCGGGTGACAAGGGGGGAGAAATCGTCGCGGAGGGAACGCCGGAAGAGATCTGCCGCAATCCCCGCTCGCTGACGGGACAGCACCTTGGTCCGTGGCTTGGAGAGGGGGGCAGGAAGTGA
- a CDS encoding SRPBCC family protein, which produces MTGKNKSPLTDTVREKLLRGETHVAVSFRENGLIDAEGAIYIAATAETVWNILTDYDRLAETIPKVAESRLVEERGDEKIVDQTGRSGFLFIEKSVRILLEVREQFPRRLSFEQIEGDFSMYRGEWRFLPDENGAGVFVGWSATLKPDFFAPPFLVSFVQYQDLPTVLRAIKRLAENATEKDGNPKR; this is translated from the coding sequence ATGACCGGAAAAAATAAATCGCCGCTGACCGATACCGTCCGCGAAAAACTCCTGCGCGGTGAAACCCATGTCGCCGTCTCCTTCCGGGAAAACGGCCTCATCGACGCGGAAGGGGCGATTTACATTGCCGCTACGGCAGAAACGGTCTGGAACATTCTCACCGACTACGACCGCCTCGCTGAAACCATACCCAAGGTTGCCGAAAGCAGGCTGGTCGAGGAGCGCGGCGACGAAAAAATCGTCGATCAGACCGGCCGAAGCGGCTTTCTCTTCATCGAAAAATCGGTCCGTATCCTGCTCGAGGTCAGGGAACAGTTTCCCCGCCGACTCTCCTTCGAGCAGATCGAGGGCGATTTCAGCATGTACCGGGGAGAATGGCGTTTCCTGCCCGATGAAAACGGCGCGGGAGTCTTCGTCGGCTGGAGCGCGACCCTGAAACCGGACTTTTTCGCGCCGCCTTTCCTGGTGAGCTTCGTCCAGTACCAGGATCTGCCGACCGTCCTCCGGGCCATCAAGCGCCTCGCCGAGAACGCGACGGAAAAAGACGGCAATCCAAAAAGGTAA
- a CDS encoding CPBP family intramembrane glutamic endopeptidase: MKPVKTGFPPADGYEQRLRLSFGLMGLIWVTGLVGHFTSFGEWPALVLYVLGSIGVVVYRGARNGDWEKMYLSGGNLKGALKWGGIAGLALFVMDIANTVMYYTNGGAPMAEMEMLLVGRSLLYFFPLLILAEEFLWRGIMFSSMLERGFNRHLTVMLTALFYTLNHFAVAPVGMFERGLMAMMAFPIGVIGGYIVLRNRNVWGSVLLHSMTMISMMLDIFVIPKLISG, translated from the coding sequence ATGAAACCGGTAAAAACAGGATTTCCCCCGGCGGACGGATACGAACAGCGCCTCAGGCTTTCATTCGGCCTGATGGGCCTGATCTGGGTGACGGGGCTTGTCGGCCATTTCACGTCGTTCGGGGAGTGGCCCGCGCTCGTTCTCTACGTGCTCGGCTCCATCGGCGTCGTGGTCTACAGGGGCGCGCGCAACGGTGACTGGGAAAAGATGTACCTCTCAGGCGGAAATCTCAAGGGCGCCCTCAAATGGGGCGGCATCGCCGGCCTGGCGCTTTTCGTGATGGATATCGCCAATACCGTCATGTACTATACCAACGGCGGTGCTCCGATGGCTGAAATGGAAATGCTGCTTGTCGGTCGTTCGCTCCTCTATTTTTTCCCTCTGCTGATACTGGCCGAAGAATTCCTCTGGAGAGGCATCATGTTCTCCTCGATGCTGGAACGCGGTTTTAACCGGCACCTGACGGTGATGCTGACGGCGCTGTTCTACACTCTCAACCATTTCGCCGTTGCCCCGGTCGGCATGTTCGAACGCGGCCTGATGGCCATGATGGCGTTTCCAATCGGCGTTATCGGCGGCTATATCGTTCTCAGAAACAGAAATGTCTGGGGCAGTGTGCTGCTGCATTCGATGACCATGATCTCCATGATGCTCGATATTTTCGTTATTCCCAAACTAATTTCCGGCTGA